From a single Pseudomonas serboccidentalis genomic region:
- a CDS encoding hydrogen peroxide-inducible genes activator: MTLTELRYIVTLAQEQHFGHAAERCHVSQPTLSVGVKKLEDELGVLIFERSKSAVRLTPVGEGIVAQAQKVLEQAQGIRELAQAGKNQLTAPLKVGAIYTVGPYLFPHLIPQLHRVAPQMPLYIEENFTHVLRDKLRNGELDAIIIALPFNEADVLTLPLYDEPFYVLMPAQHPWTQKESIDPALLNDKSLLLLGEGHCFRDQVLEACPTLAKGNDGAKHTTVESSSLETIRHMVASGLGISILPLSAVDSHHYAPGVIEVRPLSAPVPFRTVAIAWRASFPRPKAIEILADSVRLCSVAKPAAPVTAG; encoded by the coding sequence ATGACTCTCACAGAATTACGCTACATCGTTACCCTCGCCCAAGAGCAGCACTTCGGCCACGCCGCCGAGCGTTGCCACGTCAGCCAGCCAACCCTCTCGGTGGGCGTGAAAAAACTTGAAGACGAACTCGGTGTGCTGATTTTCGAGCGCAGCAAAAGCGCCGTGCGCCTGACCCCGGTCGGCGAAGGCATCGTTGCGCAGGCGCAGAAGGTGCTGGAGCAAGCGCAAGGCATCCGTGAACTGGCCCAAGCCGGCAAGAACCAGCTGACCGCCCCGCTGAAAGTCGGCGCGATCTACACCGTCGGCCCGTACCTGTTCCCGCACCTGATTCCACAACTGCACCGGGTCGCCCCGCAGATGCCGTTGTACATCGAAGAAAACTTCACCCACGTGCTGCGCGACAAACTGCGCAACGGCGAGCTCGACGCGATCATCATCGCCCTGCCGTTCAACGAAGCCGACGTGCTGACCCTGCCGCTGTACGACGAGCCGTTCTACGTGCTGATGCCGGCCCAGCACCCGTGGACGCAAAAAGAATCCATCGACCCGGCCCTGCTCAACGACAAGAGCCTGCTGCTGCTCGGCGAAGGCCATTGCTTCCGCGATCAGGTGCTCGAAGCCTGCCCGACCCTGGCCAAGGGCAACGACGGCGCCAAGCACACCACGGTGGAATCCAGCTCGCTGGAAACCATCCGCCACATGGTCGCGTCCGGTCTGGGCATTTCGATCCTGCCGTTGTCGGCCGTCGACAGCCATCACTACGCCCCGGGCGTGATCGAAGTACGGCCGCTGTCGGCGCCGGTGCCGTTCCGCACCGTGGCGATTGCCTGGCGCGCCAGCTTCCCGCGGCCGAAAGCCATCGAGATCCTCGCCGACTCCGTTCGCCTGTGCTCGGTGGCCAAGCCAGCGGCGCCGGTTACGGCCGGTTAA
- a CDS encoding TonB family protein produces MITTRHKLTRYSGSLAVVLGVHALAIALALNWTAHPPIELPPQAMMVELAPVPAPPPPAPPKVVTPPQPPAPVEELPIPKLAEAPKAEIAVPKPKPKPKPKPQPPKPVEKKPEPVKEKPSEEKPADTQPTQAPTEKSAQPAPGPSPAQLAAKASWQGTLLAHLAKYKKYPASAQARGKEGLNRLRFVVDGEGNVLSFELVGRSGNADLDRATLEMIRRAQPLPKPPADMLNNGSIEIVAPFVYSLERRR; encoded by the coding sequence ATGATCACGACGCGCCATAAGCTGACGCGTTACAGCGGTAGCCTGGCCGTGGTGCTGGGCGTTCACGCGCTGGCCATCGCGCTGGCGCTGAACTGGACCGCCCATCCGCCCATCGAATTGCCGCCTCAGGCAATGATGGTCGAGCTGGCACCGGTTCCGGCCCCGCCACCGCCTGCTCCGCCGAAAGTCGTCACACCGCCGCAGCCACCGGCTCCGGTCGAAGAGTTGCCGATTCCGAAACTGGCTGAAGCCCCCAAGGCCGAGATTGCCGTACCGAAGCCCAAACCCAAGCCAAAACCGAAACCGCAGCCGCCCAAACCGGTCGAGAAAAAACCGGAGCCTGTGAAGGAAAAACCTTCCGAGGAAAAACCGGCTGACACGCAACCGACCCAGGCACCGACGGAGAAATCCGCGCAGCCGGCACCGGGGCCGTCGCCCGCACAGTTGGCCGCCAAAGCCAGCTGGCAAGGCACCCTGCTCGCGCATTTGGCCAAGTACAAAAAGTACCCGGCCAGCGCTCAGGCACGGGGCAAGGAAGGCTTGAACCGTCTGCGCTTCGTGGTCGATGGCGAGGGCAACGTGCTGTCGTTCGAACTGGTGGGCCGTTCCGGCAACGCCGATCTGGACCGGGCCACCCTGGAAATGATCCGCCGCGCGCAGCCGCTGCCCAAGCCGCCGGCCGACATGCTGAACAACGGCTCGATCGAAATTGTTGCGCCGTTTGTGTACTCCCTCGAACGCCGCCGCTAA
- a CDS encoding DUF6124 family protein, with amino-acid sequence MIKPTPNPPETPDISPYESLESKKFHEAAERALDHHFKPPLEPHPKRETGLFSLSPGTDAEALMANASEDLLSISVIACDLADDLHGSRRSVALALSRMADGVRLMVEGTLDHIEMRNVVAKP; translated from the coding sequence ATGATCAAACCAACACCCAATCCCCCCGAAACCCCAGATATATCGCCCTACGAATCTCTCGAATCAAAGAAATTCCACGAAGCCGCCGAGCGCGCCCTCGACCACCACTTCAAACCGCCCCTCGAACCACACCCCAAACGCGAAACCGGCCTCTTCAGCCTCTCCCCCGGCACCGACGCCGAAGCCCTCATGGCCAACGCCTCCGAAGACCTCCTGTCTATCAGCGTCATCGCCTGCGACCTCGCCGACGACCTCCACGGCTCACGCCGCTCGGTGGCACTGGCCCTGAGCAGAATGGCAGACGGGGTGCGATTGATGGTGGAAGGGACGCTCGACCATATTGAAATGCGGAACGTGGTGGCCAAGCCGTAG
- a CDS encoding aminoacyl-tRNA deacylase and HDOD domain-containing protein — protein MTDAALAPELPHAPSVIRLLLGKLGIAYEEVLDHHGLNASRKVQAVLLDDAVGALMVLFAQSQLLDLNRLAELTGRRLTAVSTERLEKMLGKHSLSLLPGLPALTSSPCLYEESLLREPKLLINSGEPGLLLEITSEAFKTMLTKASAANFGEALSSIRPNLDRPDDDREEITQAVQAFTARRIQQRLEATIEIPPLAETAQKIIKLRVDPNATIDDITGVVETDPALAAQVVSWAASPYYASPGKIRSVEDAIVRVLGFDLVINLALGLALGKTLSLPKDHPQHTTPYWQQSIYTAAVIEGLTRAMPRAQRPEAGLTYLAGLLHNFGYLLLAHVFPPHFSLICRHLEVNPHLCHSYIEQHLLGISREQIGSWLMRYWDMPDELATALRFQHDPSYDGAYAEYPNLVCLAVRLLRSRGIGSGPDEDIPDALLDRVGLSRDKANDVVSKVLEAEVLLRELASQFSQA, from the coding sequence ATGACTGACGCAGCTCTCGCCCCCGAACTCCCGCACGCGCCGTCTGTAATTCGGCTGCTGCTCGGCAAGCTGGGTATCGCCTACGAAGAAGTGCTCGACCACCACGGCCTCAATGCCTCGCGCAAAGTACAAGCCGTGTTGCTGGACGACGCCGTCGGCGCGCTGATGGTGCTGTTTGCGCAGAGCCAGTTGCTGGACCTCAACCGCCTCGCCGAACTGACGGGGCGGCGCCTGACCGCCGTGTCCACCGAGCGCCTGGAAAAGATGCTCGGCAAACACAGCCTGAGCCTGTTGCCGGGCCTGCCGGCACTGACCAGCTCGCCATGCCTGTATGAAGAAAGCCTGCTGCGTGAGCCGAAGCTGCTGATCAACTCCGGTGAGCCGGGCCTGCTGCTGGAAATCACCAGCGAAGCCTTCAAGACCATGCTGACCAAGGCCAGCGCCGCCAACTTCGGCGAAGCCCTGAGCAGCATCCGCCCGAACCTCGACCGTCCGGACGATGACCGCGAGGAAATCACCCAAGCCGTGCAGGCGTTCACCGCGCGGCGCATTCAGCAGCGTCTGGAGGCGACTATCGAGATTCCGCCGCTGGCGGAAACTGCGCAAAAAATCATCAAGCTGCGTGTCGACCCCAACGCCACCATCGACGACATCACCGGCGTGGTCGAAACCGACCCGGCGCTGGCTGCGCAAGTGGTGAGTTGGGCGGCGTCGCCGTACTACGCCTCGCCGGGCAAGATCCGTTCGGTGGAAGACGCGATCGTTCGCGTGCTCGGTTTCGATCTGGTGATCAACCTCGCTCTGGGCCTGGCCCTCGGCAAGACCCTGAGCCTGCCCAAAGATCACCCGCAACACACCACGCCGTACTGGCAGCAGTCGATCTACACCGCCGCCGTCATCGAAGGCCTGACCCGCGCCATGCCACGCGCCCAGCGCCCGGAAGCCGGCCTGACGTATCTGGCCGGTCTGCTGCACAACTTCGGTTACCTGCTGCTGGCCCACGTGTTCCCGCCGCACTTCTCGCTGATCTGCCGCCACCTGGAGGTCAACCCGCACCTGTGCCACAGCTACATCGAGCAACACCTGCTCGGTATCAGCCGCGAACAGATCGGCTCGTGGCTGATGCGCTACTGGGACATGCCCGATGAACTGGCCACCGCCCTGCGCTTCCAGCACGACCCAAGCTACGACGGCGCCTACGCCGAATACCCGAACCTCGTCTGCCTGGCCGTGCGCCTGCTGCGCAGCCGCGGCATCGGCTCCGGCCCCGACGAAGACATCCCCGACGCCCTGCTCGACCGCGTCGGCCTGAGCCGCGACAAAGCCAACGACGTGGTCAGCAAAGTCCTTGAGGCTGAAGTCCTGCTGCGCGAACTGGCCTCGCAGTTCAGCCAGGCCTAA
- a CDS encoding helicase encodes MKFRFLLWMMGLLMGKASRTNPAFQQQLGDKDLVFQLQTLDGKVARHFVVKDQRITSKSGVVAEPAFAIAFKDAGYGFATMQAKNKQLAFMQGIQDKSIQLKGNPALVMWFQGLMKYLKPRKAKPKA; translated from the coding sequence ATGAAATTTCGTTTTCTTCTGTGGATGATGGGTTTGTTGATGGGTAAGGCCAGCCGGACAAATCCTGCGTTCCAGCAGCAGTTGGGTGACAAGGATCTGGTGTTTCAGCTGCAGACGCTGGACGGGAAAGTGGCGCGGCATTTCGTGGTGAAGGATCAGCGCATCACCAGCAAGTCTGGGGTGGTGGCGGAGCCGGCATTTGCGATTGCGTTTAAAGATGCGGGTTATGGCTTTGCCACGATGCAGGCGAAGAACAAGCAGTTGGCGTTTATGCAGGGGATTCAGGACAAGTCGATTCAGCTCAAGGGCAACCCGGCGCTGGTGATGTGGTTTCAGGGGTTGATGAAGTATTTGAAGCCGAGGAAGGCCAAGCCGAAGGCTTGA
- the recG gene encoding ATP-dependent DNA helicase RecG — MTELSQVSVTALKGVGEAMAEKLAKVGLENLQDVLFHLPLRYQDRTRVVPIGHLRPGQDAVVEGTVSGADVVMGRRRSLVVRMQDGTGGLSLRFYHFSNAQKEGLKRGTRIRCYGEVRPGASGLEIYHPEYRAITGDEPPPVDETLTPVYPLTEGLTQQRLRQLCMQTLTLLKPATLPDWLPTELARDYQLAPLADAIRYLHNPPADADVDELALGHHWAQHRLAFEELLTHQLSQQRLRESMRSLRAPAMPKATKLPPKYLANLGFNPTGAQQRVGNEIAYDLSQHEPMLRLIQGDVGAGKTVVAALAALQALEAGYQVALMAPTEILAEQHFITFKRWLEPLGIEVAWLAGKLKGKNRVAALEQIASGTPMVVGTHALFQDEVQFKNLALVIIDEQHRFGVQQRLALRQKGVGGRMCPHQLIMTATPIPRTLAMSAYADLDTSILDELPPGRTPVNTVLVTDTRRVEVIERVRSACAEGRQAYWVCTLIEESEELTCQAAETTFEDLTAALGELKVGLIHGRMKPAEKAAVMAEFKAGNLQLLVATTVIEVGVDVPNASLMIIENPERLGLAQLHQLRGRVGRGSAVSHCVLLYHPPLSQIGRQRLGIMRETNDGFVIAEKDLELRGPGEMLGTRQTGLLQFKVADLMRDADLLPAVRDAAQALLERWPTHVSPLLDRWLRHGQQYGQV; from the coding sequence ATGACTGAGCTGTCGCAAGTGTCGGTGACGGCACTCAAGGGTGTCGGCGAAGCCATGGCCGAGAAACTGGCCAAGGTCGGCCTGGAGAACCTCCAGGACGTGCTGTTTCACCTGCCGCTGCGTTATCAGGATCGCACCCGCGTGGTGCCGATCGGCCACTTGCGGCCGGGTCAGGACGCCGTGGTCGAAGGCACCGTCAGCGGTGCCGACGTGGTCATGGGCCGACGTCGCAGCTTGGTGGTGCGCATGCAGGACGGCACCGGTGGCCTGAGTCTGCGCTTCTACCACTTCAGCAATGCGCAGAAAGAAGGCCTCAAGCGCGGCACGCGGATTCGCTGCTACGGCGAAGTGCGGCCCGGCGCCTCGGGGCTGGAAATCTACCACCCGGAATACCGCGCCATCACCGGTGACGAACCGCCGCCGGTGGATGAAACCCTGACCCCGGTCTACCCGCTCACCGAAGGCCTGACCCAACAGCGTCTGCGTCAGCTGTGCATGCAGACCTTGACCCTGCTCAAGCCAGCCACCCTGCCCGACTGGCTGCCGACCGAACTGGCCCGCGACTACCAACTCGCGCCACTGGCCGATGCGATCCGCTACCTGCACAACCCGCCCGCTGACGCCGACGTTGATGAACTGGCCCTCGGTCATCACTGGGCCCAGCATCGTCTGGCCTTCGAGGAGCTACTGACCCATCAACTGTCGCAGCAACGCCTGCGCGAAAGCATGCGTTCGCTGCGCGCGCCGGCGATGCCAAAAGCCACGAAGCTGCCGCCGAAATACCTGGCCAACCTCGGCTTCAACCCGACCGGCGCCCAGCAACGTGTCGGCAACGAAATCGCCTACGACCTCAGCCAGCACGAACCGATGCTGCGCCTGATTCAGGGCGACGTCGGCGCCGGCAAAACTGTGGTCGCGGCCTTAGCGGCGCTGCAAGCGCTGGAAGCTGGCTACCAAGTCGCGCTGATGGCGCCGACCGAGATCCTCGCCGAGCAGCACTTCATCACCTTCAAGCGCTGGCTCGAACCGCTGGGCATTGAAGTCGCGTGGCTGGCCGGCAAGCTCAAAGGCAAAAACCGCGTCGCCGCGCTGGAGCAGATCGCCAGCGGCACGCCAATGGTGGTCGGCACCCACGCGCTGTTCCAGGACGAAGTGCAGTTCAAGAACCTCGCGCTGGTGATCATCGACGAACAACACCGCTTCGGCGTGCAGCAGCGTCTGGCGCTGCGGCAGAAAGGCGTCGGCGGGCGCATGTGCCCGCATCAATTGATCATGACCGCCACGCCGATTCCACGGACGCTGGCAATGAGCGCCTACGCCGACCTCGACACCTCGATCCTCGACGAACTGCCGCCCGGGCGCACCCCGGTCAACACCGTGCTGGTCACCGACACCCGCCGCGTCGAAGTCATTGAACGGGTACGCAGCGCTTGCGCCGAAGGGCGTCAGGCCTATTGGGTGTGCACGCTGATCGAAGAGTCGGAAGAGCTGACCTGCCAAGCTGCCGAAACCACTTTCGAAGACCTCACCGCCGCCCTCGGCGAGCTGAAAGTCGGGCTGATTCATGGGCGCATGAAGCCTGCCGAAAAAGCCGCGGTCATGGCTGAATTCAAGGCCGGCAACCTGCAACTGCTGGTCGCCACCACGGTGATCGAAGTCGGCGTCGACGTCCCCAACGCCAGCCTGATGATCATCGAAAACCCCGAGCGTCTGGGCCTCGCACAGTTGCACCAGTTGCGCGGCCGTGTCGGTCGGGGCAGCGCGGTCAGCCATTGCGTGCTGCTCTACCATCCGCCGCTGTCACAGATCGGTCGCCAGCGCCTGGGCATCATGCGCGAGACCAACGACGGTTTCGTCATCGCCGAAAAAGACCTCGAACTGCGCGGCCCCGGCGAAATGCTCGGCACGCGTCAGACCGGCCTGCTGCAATTCAAGGTCGCCGACCTGATGCGCGACGCCGATCTGCTGCCCGCCGTGCGCGATGCCGCACAAGCGCTGCTGGAGCGCTGGCCGACTCACGTCAGTCCGCTGCTCGACCGCTGGCTGCGGCATGGGCAGCAATACGGCCAAGTGTGA
- a CDS encoding alpha/beta fold hydrolase, producing the protein MSKPLMYLLAGNGSAADWWDDALPHFQRYDVVPLELPGFGANPQPPCEDLADYAQTLLAMTQQGSAIMAVGVNALLVLHALQRRPGHFSRSVLLAPVGAFLWQRRLPALMSPLPIRKTIHWLLSNKPTLFARKFSNQTWTPAQYQRMGAGYARCRAFVPHWDLIRADTALPLLEWITDPVELVWGDQDAVLGIEQAAAWSAILARADLTISLKPGWGHFPWIDAPAQFAQWLESGERGFVAHTKGGRLRLAELARQPVPTALTLNDCDDPRLPAFLAAQPDVTWAVRSSSYGEDQADSANAGLSTTYLREPTANVPKRIAELTAEGVEEVVVQRFITPVVSGIAFVRHLSVELEWVEGHLESLADGHISPSRATLSRLGDAWRSGTFTPAHGLTEDLLWRFLQDVLRVFHYVPGDVEWAWDGSQLWLLQYRPISDYGWRRHLTAANIAEILPPQPSVLVEYAQRRAAASIPAIMARWDARVLQDNEPFTAVFGGASYINNDLFLARLADWGISASNYAGEVGGATPHLPWQPLKMLRSLPLFLRMQRSARSHLLNLENGLQRFDRELAELVARGADGQQLADWFTRFYVFVVQGNLCIATALASSGADWLGRPPTAYDNLENSPHRLPWETDPATPRPASSDLPLQPFPQWPGLIRLAHSTGLPGLRGYCLQVREWYRDNLMRIFFRLHHAMPLADREHWFAPHPDVRTRDGSFWQDGREGAEQAAGFMIYPGQVQGILGEDILLEDTLDPGRHAHYQTARAVIARMGGRLSHGSTLLRELRKPSAVIPQVDLAWVGCEVVYRDGELELINSKDMK; encoded by the coding sequence ATGAGCAAGCCCTTGATGTACCTGCTGGCCGGCAACGGCAGCGCCGCCGATTGGTGGGACGATGCGTTGCCGCACTTTCAGCGCTACGACGTGGTGCCGCTGGAGTTGCCGGGCTTTGGCGCCAACCCGCAGCCACCTTGCGAGGATCTGGCGGACTACGCGCAGACTTTGCTGGCGATGACGCAGCAGGGCAGCGCGATCATGGCGGTCGGGGTCAATGCGTTGCTGGTGCTGCATGCGTTGCAACGTCGGCCCGGGCACTTTTCGCGCAGCGTTTTGCTGGCGCCGGTCGGTGCGTTTCTGTGGCAGCGTCGCTTGCCGGCACTGATGTCGCCGCTGCCGATCCGCAAGACCATCCACTGGCTGCTGTCGAACAAACCCACGCTGTTCGCGCGCAAGTTCTCCAACCAGACCTGGACGCCCGCGCAGTACCAGCGCATGGGCGCCGGCTATGCGCGCTGCCGTGCGTTTGTGCCGCACTGGGATCTGATTCGCGCCGATACCGCGCTGCCACTGCTGGAGTGGATCACCGATCCGGTCGAGCTGGTCTGGGGCGATCAAGACGCGGTTCTCGGCATCGAGCAAGCGGCGGCGTGGTCGGCGATTCTGGCTCGCGCTGATCTGACCATCAGTCTCAAACCCGGCTGGGGTCATTTCCCGTGGATCGACGCGCCCGCGCAGTTCGCGCAATGGCTGGAGTCGGGCGAGCGCGGGTTTGTCGCGCACACCAAGGGCGGGCGTTTGCGCCTGGCTGAACTGGCGCGGCAACCGGTGCCGACGGCGCTAACGCTGAACGATTGCGACGATCCGCGTCTGCCGGCATTTCTCGCCGCCCAACCTGATGTGACCTGGGCGGTGCGCTCCTCCAGTTATGGCGAGGATCAGGCCGATTCGGCGAATGCCGGTTTGAGCACCACCTATCTGCGCGAACCGACCGCCAACGTGCCGAAACGCATTGCCGAACTGACGGCCGAAGGTGTCGAGGAAGTGGTGGTGCAGCGCTTCATCACCCCGGTCGTTTCCGGCATCGCATTTGTGCGGCATTTGTCGGTAGAACTGGAATGGGTTGAAGGCCATCTCGAATCGCTCGCCGACGGTCACATCAGCCCCTCACGGGCAACACTTTCGCGGCTCGGCGATGCGTGGCGCAGCGGCACGTTCACACCGGCCCACGGCTTGACCGAAGACCTGCTGTGGCGCTTTCTGCAGGACGTGTTGCGCGTGTTCCACTACGTGCCCGGCGACGTCGAATGGGCGTGGGACGGCTCACAACTGTGGCTGCTGCAATACCGGCCGATCAGCGATTACGGCTGGCGCCGCCACCTGACCGCCGCCAATATCGCCGAGATCCTGCCGCCGCAACCGAGCGTGTTGGTGGAATACGCCCAACGCCGAGCCGCCGCGAGTATTCCGGCGATCATGGCGCGTTGGGATGCGCGGGTGCTGCAGGACAACGAGCCGTTCACCGCGGTGTTCGGCGGCGCGTCCTACATCAACAATGATCTGTTCCTCGCAAGGCTGGCCGACTGGGGCATCAGCGCCAGTAACTACGCTGGTGAAGTTGGCGGGGCGACTCCGCATCTGCCGTGGCAACCACTGAAGATGCTGCGTTCGCTGCCGCTGTTTTTGCGCATGCAGCGCAGCGCTCGCAGCCATTTGCTGAACCTTGAAAACGGCTTGCAGCGCTTCGATCGGGAACTGGCCGAACTCGTCGCCCGAGGTGCCGATGGCCAGCAACTCGCGGACTGGTTCACCCGGTTTTACGTGTTCGTGGTGCAAGGCAATCTGTGCATCGCCACGGCGCTTGCCAGCAGCGGAGCCGACTGGCTGGGCCGCCCGCCGACCGCTTACGACAACCTTGAAAACAGTCCGCATCGATTGCCGTGGGAAACCGATCCCGCTACGCCTCGGCCCGCGTCGAGCGATCTGCCGCTACAGCCATTCCCGCAATGGCCAGGTCTGATCCGACTCGCGCATTCGACCGGCCTGCCGGGCCTGCGCGGCTACTGCCTGCAAGTGCGCGAGTGGTACCGCGACAACCTGATGCGCATCTTCTTTCGTCTGCACCACGCCATGCCGCTGGCGGATCGCGAACACTGGTTTGCGCCGCATCCCGACGTGCGCACCCGCGATGGCAGCTTCTGGCAGGACGGTCGCGAAGGTGCGGAGCAGGCCGCCGGGTTCATGATTTATCCGGGGCAGGTGCAAGGCATCCTCGGCGAGGACATCTTGCTGGAAGACACTCTCGATCCGGGGCGACATGCGCACTATCAAACGGCGCGGGCGGTGATTGCGCGGATGGGCGGGCGCTTGTCGCATGGCTCGACGTTGTTGCGCGAATTGCGCAAGCCGTCGGCAGTGATACCGCAGGTGGATCTGGCGTGGGTGGGGTGTGAGGTGGTGTATCGGGATGGGGAGTTGGAATTGATCAATTCGAAGGATATGAAGTGA
- a CDS encoding lysozyme inhibitor LprI family protein codes for MLCASFAHGEDACKVITVSWQYDECVEADRKNADAQLNASYKKLMSRFESSPEPELTKTNMATAKESQRAWIKLRDTTCPLETTAVAPGSQAYSQVLNKCVTRMSLERAAYLDAIAPDGPSEVVDVAKVSASASQRFGDVVARYVTTFGNPCLNVQILAPDGNWRVLASKRFCSFEGKSFWDGYASAVFEDHAFATDGLHLTLSLFELRGEGEKRLACVIPIRNEQIKELKCGAPESS; via the coding sequence ATGCTGTGCGCGTCATTCGCGCACGGCGAGGACGCCTGTAAAGTCATTACCGTGAGTTGGCAATACGATGAGTGCGTGGAGGCCGACCGTAAGAATGCCGACGCACAACTCAATGCCAGCTACAAAAAACTGATGTCGCGGTTTGAGTCCAGCCCCGAACCGGAACTGACCAAGACAAATATGGCCACTGCCAAAGAGTCGCAGCGTGCCTGGATCAAATTGCGTGACACCACCTGCCCCCTCGAAACCACGGCTGTCGCACCCGGTTCGCAGGCTTATTCCCAAGTACTCAATAAGTGCGTCACCAGAATGAGTCTGGAGCGTGCCGCCTACCTGGATGCGATTGCGCCTGACGGCCCGAGTGAAGTGGTCGATGTGGCCAAGGTTTCTGCATCGGCCTCGCAACGTTTCGGTGATGTGGTAGCTCGCTACGTCACTACGTTTGGCAACCCTTGCCTCAATGTCCAGATTCTCGCGCCCGATGGCAATTGGCGAGTGCTGGCGTCCAAGCGGTTCTGCAGTTTCGAGGGCAAGTCGTTTTGGGATGGCTATGCCAGTGCGGTGTTTGAGGATCATGCGTTCGCTACTGATGGTTTACACCTGACGCTCAGCTTGTTCGAGCTTCGTGGGGAAGGAGAGAAGCGCCTCGCTTGTGTGATACCGATTCGGAATGAACAAATCAAAGAGCTGAAGTGCGGCGCGCCTGAATCATCGTGA
- a CDS encoding tetratricopeptide repeat protein — translation MTSFKWMLMICSLFSATNVFAVDPPIVGAAGNTVTFQAKKWTSPVVESTTAWFTANGKTFPLFHAGIGAQASPEWLSPNKKFLLATAVEYGVVIGENGEEIATSQGHCDVISMETGCVLAESYERFCEGKWVGNQWVSEEGGVLNPVLETESPKDLLKNASSIEPAQSRAESLEWSLSFLSPESYMACHPPAQNVQAYNDLGFYLAEDGRDELALKFYRGVEAVGKRTVLMLNIADSLWGLDRKDEAQRYYNQYRDAMSADGKAQKIPQRVIERTAHQGMKN, via the coding sequence ATGACCAGCTTTAAGTGGATGTTGATGATCTGCAGTTTGTTCAGCGCTACCAATGTCTTTGCCGTTGACCCGCCAATAGTGGGAGCCGCCGGAAACACAGTGACGTTCCAGGCAAAAAAATGGACTTCACCCGTCGTGGAATCTACCACTGCCTGGTTCACCGCGAATGGAAAAACGTTCCCGTTGTTCCATGCCGGCATTGGTGCCCAGGCTTCTCCTGAATGGCTCAGCCCTAACAAAAAATTTCTACTGGCGACTGCGGTGGAGTACGGCGTAGTCATAGGTGAGAACGGTGAGGAAATAGCGACATCACAAGGGCATTGCGATGTGATCTCGATGGAAACCGGTTGCGTGCTGGCTGAAAGTTACGAACGGTTTTGTGAGGGGAAATGGGTGGGCAACCAATGGGTTTCCGAAGAGGGCGGGGTGCTCAATCCTGTCTTGGAGACTGAGTCACCCAAGGACCTGCTGAAAAATGCTTCGAGCATCGAGCCGGCGCAGTCCCGAGCAGAGTCCCTCGAATGGAGCCTGAGCTTTTTAAGCCCCGAATCCTACATGGCGTGTCATCCCCCTGCGCAAAATGTTCAGGCTTACAACGACCTCGGTTTCTACTTGGCCGAGGACGGTAGAGATGAACTGGCGCTGAAGTTTTATCGCGGCGTTGAGGCCGTTGGTAAACGCACGGTACTGATGTTGAACATCGCCGACTCGCTCTGGGGCCTCGATCGCAAAGACGAAGCGCAGCGCTATTACAACCAGTACCGCGACGCGATGAGCGCCGATGGCAAGGCGCAGAAAATTCCGCAAAGAGTGATTGAGCGAACTGCACATCAGGGAATGAAAAATTGA